From the Oryza glaberrima chromosome 5, OglaRS2, whole genome shotgun sequence genome, one window contains:
- the LOC127773887 gene encoding probable cytokinin riboside 5'-monophosphate phosphoribohydrolase LOGL7 yields MGDGAEAAGATAASRFGTICVFCGSNAGRRRVFGDAALDLGHELVRRGVDLVYGGGSIGLMGLIARTVLDGGRRVVGVIPRALMAVEISGESVGEVIVVQDMHERKAEMARRSKAFIALPGGYGTMEELLEMITWCQLGIHDKPVGLLNVDGYYDPLLALFDKGEAEGFINSDCRQIFVSAPTASELLTKMEQYTRLHQEVAPATSWEISELGYGRTPGADQS; encoded by the exons ATGGGAgacggagcggaggcggcgggggcgaccgCGGCGAGCAGGTTCGGGACGATCTGCGTCTTCTGCGGCAGCAACGCGGGGCGCCGCAGGGTGTTCGGCGACGCGGCGCTCGACCTCGGCCACGAGCTG gtGAGGCGGGGCGTCGATCTGGtctacggcggcggcagcatcgGGCTGATGGGCTTGATCGCGCGTACGGTTCTCGACGGCGGCCGCCGTGTCGTCGG GGTGATTCCTAGAGCTCTCATGGCTGTCGAG ATATCAGGTGAGAGTGTGGGAGAAGTAATAGTTGTACAGGACATGCATGAGCGGAAAGCGGAGATGGCTCGGCGATCCAAAGCGTTCATTGCTCTTCCTG GGGGCTATGGAACAATGGAGGAGCTGTTAGAGATGATAACATGGTGCCAACTTGGAATTCATGACAAGCCA GTTGGATTGCTAAATGTTGACGGTTACTACGATCCACTGCTCGCGTTGTTCGACAAAGGCGAGGCGGAGGGCTTCATCAACTCTGATTGTAGACAAATATTTGTATCTGCACCAACTGCAAGTGAATTGCTGACAAAGATGGAG CAATACACTCGGTTGCACCAGGAGGTGGCCCCTGCAACAAGCTGGGAGATCTCAGAGCTTGGCTATGGAAGAACACCGGGCGCTGATCAATCCTAG